A single genomic interval of Pithys albifrons albifrons isolate INPA30051 chromosome 11, PitAlb_v1, whole genome shotgun sequence harbors:
- the LOC139677044 gene encoding claudin-15-like isoform X2, protein MTAALEIVGLLLCLGGLAVIGATLPNNYWKVSSIHGSVITTSTLYENLWKSCAEDSTGVSNCREFDTMLKLPAHIQACRALMITSILLGFLATVISLLGLKCTNIGLSDEDGKMKFAVTGGFLFILGGLCSMVAVSWYAAMVTAQFFDPLYAGTKYELGEALYLGWTGSILYILGGILLTCSCKGKEKENYRPNKYAYSAGQAASQPRMYPRNSETILSNKEYV, encoded by the exons ATGACTGCTGCGTTGGAAATCGTTGGTCTTCTTTTGTGCCTGGGTGGGTTGGCAGTTATTGGAGCTACTTTGCCGAATAACTACTGGAAAGTCTCCAGTATACATGGCAGTGTGATCACAACGTCCACGCTGTATGAAAACCTGTGGAAGAGCTGTGCAGAAGACAGCACTGGAGTATCCAACTGCAGGGAATTTGACACTATGCTTAAACTGCCTG CTCACATTCAGGCATGCCGTGCCTTGATGATCACTTCCATCCTGTTGGGATTCCTTGCCACAGTAATTTCACTGCTGGGTTTGAAATGTACAAACATTGGCTTGAGCGATGAAGATGGAAAAATGAAGTTTGCTGTCACGGgaggatttctttttattttaggag GTCTCTGCTCCATGGTGGCTGTTTCTTGGTATGCTGCAATGGTTACTGCTCAGTTTTTTGACCCACTGTACGCTGGAACCAA GTATGAACTAGGAGAAGCTCTGTACTTAGGCTGGACTGGATCTATTCTTTATATACTTGGTGGGATCTTACTGACTTGCTCatgcaaagggaaggaaaaagagaattaCAG acCCAACAAATATGCATATTCAGCAGGCCAGGCAGCTTCTCAGCCACGCATGTACCCCAGGAACTCTGAGACGATCTTAAGCAACAAGGAGTATGTCTAA
- the LOC139677044 gene encoding claudin-19-like isoform X1 codes for MASSSLQICSLLLALAGFTTSLVTTMSNRWKILDTATELVTADWVSEGLWMDCAATALGSVECKKFLYMLSADTHIQACRALMITSILLGFLATVISLLGLKCTNIGLSDEDGKMKFAVTGGFLFILGGLCSMVAVSWYAAMVTAQFFDPLYAGTKYELGEALYLGWTGSILYILGGILLTCSCKGKEKENYRPNKYAYSAGQAASQPRMYPRNSETILSNKEYV; via the exons ATGGCGTCATCTTCCCTGCAGATTTGTTCCTTGCTGCTGGCTTTAGCAGGATTCACCACTTCACTTGTTACTACCATGTCCAACAGATGGAAAATTTTGGACACTGCGACAGAGTTGGTTACTGCAGACTGGGTTTCTGAAGGTCTTTGGATGGACTGTGCAGCAACTGCTCTTGGATCAGTAGAGTGCAAGAAATTTCTGTACATGTTGAGTGCAGACA CTCACATTCAGGCATGCCGTGCCTTGATGATCACTTCCATCCTGTTGGGATTCCTTGCCACAGTAATTTCACTGCTGGGTTTGAAATGTACAAACATTGGCTTGAGCGATGAAGATGGAAAAATGAAGTTTGCTGTCACGGgaggatttctttttattttaggag GTCTCTGCTCCATGGTGGCTGTTTCTTGGTATGCTGCAATGGTTACTGCTCAGTTTTTTGACCCACTGTACGCTGGAACCAA GTATGAACTAGGAGAAGCTCTGTACTTAGGCTGGACTGGATCTATTCTTTATATACTTGGTGGGATCTTACTGACTTGCTCatgcaaagggaaggaaaaagagaattaCAG acCCAACAAATATGCATATTCAGCAGGCCAGGCAGCTTCTCAGCCACGCATGTACCCCAGGAACTCTGAGACGATCTTAAGCAACAAGGAGTATGTCTAA
- the DUSP28 gene encoding dual specificity phosphatase 28 has protein sequence MLQLCKVTASLLLGTARAACDEEVLSREGITFCINVTRQQPFPSLPGVRGIRVPVFDDPAEDLYRYFEPCGAAIEEALQAGGKCLVYCKNGRSRSAAICTAYLMRHRQLPLKDAFEAVKMARPVAEPNAGFWSQLQRYEEDLQIPKQPAPLSKGLKNSDV, from the exons ATGCTCCAGCTCTGCAAGGTCACTGCCTCGCTGCTGCTCGGCACGGCCAGGGCAGCCTGCGACGAGGAGGTGCTGTCGCGGGAGGGGATCACCTTCTGCATCAATGTCACCAGGCagcagcccttccccagcctccCGGGGGTCCGCGGCATTCGCGTGCCCGTGTTCGACGACCCTGCCGAGGACCTGTACCGGTACTTCGAGCCGTGCGGCGCCGCCATCGAGGAGGCTCTGCAGGCCGGGGGCAAGTGCCTGGTGTACTGCAAGAACGGGCGCAGCCGATCAGCTGCCATTTGCACGGCTTATCTCATGAGACACCGGCAGCTCCCGCTCAAGGACGCGTTTGAG GCTGTGAAGATGGCCAGACCCGTGGCTGAACCCAACGCAGGATTTTGGTCACAGCTGCAGAGATATGAAGAAGATTTGCAGATACCAAAGCAGCCAGCTCCACTGAGCAAAGGACTTAAAAACAGTGATGTGTGA